Proteins encoded by one window of Ostrinia nubilalis chromosome 23, ilOstNubi1.1, whole genome shotgun sequence:
- the LOC135083216 gene encoding uncharacterized protein LOC135083216, with amino-acid sequence MKFIPAYSPNFGGLWEAGVKSSKFHLKRVAGNSSLTFEELTTLFAQIESILNSRPLSPLSSDPLDLTPITPGHFLIGRPLMSVPSHPPEELKSTNRYHIIERLRQQFWDRWRTEYLSELQVRTKWRTMQHQAKEGDLVLLKEDHAPPMKWRLGRIVKLYPGPDNITRVVDVNTAKGIVRRALNKLVALPPSNEVETQSPAFNGPQYVRAATSAPPPATLAPPIIIKHAP; translated from the coding sequence ATGAAGTTTATACCGGCATACTCCCCCAATTTCGGCGGTTTATGGGAGGCCGGCGTTAAATCGtcaaaatttcatttaaaacgGGTCGCGGGCAATAGTTCGTTAACATTTGAAGAACTTACTACGCTCTTCGCGCAAATAGAGTCAATCCTCAATTCCCGCCCCCTGTCACCTCTATCTTCCGATCCTCTTGACCTGACTCCTATCACTCCTGGCCACTTCCTCATCGGTCGTCCACTCATGTCGGTGCCATCTCATCCGCCTGAAGAACTGAAGTCTACCAATCGCTACCACATCATAGAGAGACTCCGGCAGCAATTTTGGGACAGATGGAGGACGGAGTACCTATCAGAGCTCCAGGTCCGAACGAAGTGGAGGACAATGCAGCATCAAGCCAAGGAAGGCGACCTGGTCCTACTCAAAGAAGACCACGCCCCACCTATGAAATGGCGCCTAGGACGGATTGTCAAACTCTACCCCGGACCCGACAATATCACCAGAGTTGTGGATGTCAACACGGCCAAAGGAATTGTCCGCCGTGCTCTCAACAAGCTCGTCGCACTGCCGCCTTCGAATGAAGTTGAAACCCAGTCACCTGCTTTCAACGGGCCCCAGTATGTTCGCGCTGCTACATCAGCGCCACCACCGGCGACGCTAGCGCCCCCTATCATAATCAAGCATGCTCCATAG